The genomic interval TCGTCTTGTACTCCAGGAACGAGCTGAGGCCCTCGGGGCCGAACTCGCGGCCGATCCCGGATTCCTTATATCCGCCGAAGGGGGCGGCGAACTCGATCCGATACCCGTTCAGCGTCAAGGTTCCGGTGCGCACTTGGCGGGCGATGCGCATGGCCCGGTCCGGGTCGTTGGTCCAGACGCTTCCCGACAGGCCGTACTTCGAGTCGTTCGCGATACGGACCGCGTCGTTGTCGTCGTCGAACGGGATCACGACGAGCACGGGGCCAAAGATCTCCTCCTGCGCGATGCGCATGGAGTTGTCGACGTTGGCGAAGATCGTCGGTTCGACATACCAGCCCTTTGTCTGGCTCGCGGGCCGACCGCCGCCGACCGTGATCGTCGCGCCGTCCTTGCGTCCGTCGGCGATGTAGTCCTCGACCCGCCGCCGCTGGCGCTCGGCCACCAGGGGGCCGACCTCGGTCGAGGGGTCGTCCGGATCGCCGACCCGCAGCCCAGCAGCTGCTTGCGACACCGCATCGACGACCTGCCGGTAGCGGCTGCGATGAGCGAGGATCCGGGTCTGTGCCAGGCAGTGCTGGCCGGACATCATGATCGCGTACGGCATGAGGGCGGGCACGACGCTGTCGATGTCGGCGTCCTCGAGGATGATGGCGGGCGACTTCCCGCCGCATTCGAGGGTGACGCGCTTGAACTGCTCGCCGCACAGCGCGCCGACCCGCCGGCCTACGGCGGAGCTGCCTGTGAAACTGATCTTGTCGACCAGCGGGTGCCGCACGAGCGCCTCACTGTTGTCCCGGTCGGCGGGCACGATGTTGAGGACACCGGGCGGCAGACCGGCCTCCATGGCAGCGTCGGCGAGCAGATACGCGTCCAGCGGGGTCTCCGGCGCGGGCTTCAGCACGACGGTGCAGCCGGCGATCAGCGCGGGGGCAAGATTGACCATCGTGAGGATGAGCGGCGCGTTCCACGGCACGATCTGCCCCACGATGCCCACAGGCTCCCGAAGGATCCGCGCGGGACCGCTGAGGCCTGCTCGATCCTGCTCGAAGGTGAACGTCGCGGCAAGTTGCCGGTAGTAGTCCAGAACCATCACGGGAAGCGGTGCCTGGAGTTGGTTTGAGAAGGTGATCGGAGAGCCCATCTCCGTGGTGATGAGCTGTGCGATCTCGGGGACACGTGTGCGCAGGTACTCGCTGAACGGCCCCAGCGCGTCCGCCCGCTCCTGTGGAGACATGCGGGGCCAGGGACCATCGTCGAAGGCGGCGCGCGCCGCGCGTACTGCTCGGTCGATATCGGCAGGCGTCGATGAGGGAGCGGTACCGACCCGCTCCTCCGTGACCGGAGAGATGACCTCGATCAGGTCTTCCGAGGACGGCGTGACCATGTCCCCGCCAATGAACAGCCGGTCCTGAACCATGCGGCTGGTCATGGCCGCTCCTTTCGTCGTGTCAAGACGGCCCCACGTGGATGGCCGTCGGGCGCGAAGCAGCCAAGCCGTCACCGCGTGATGTCGCCCTCAGCCGACCACGTCCGGGCCTCGGCCGCGCGCGGGCCTGCACCAGACGGAGGACCGATGCCGACATGCGGCTGCGCTCCAGAAGCGTCCTCCTTAAGCTGCCTTGGCCCCCAGTTCACGGGCGCCGTGGTGCACAAGTCGCTGGCAAACGACCATGGCAGTCTGAACGGCGTCGTTGCCGGTGTGCCGCACGTCGATCAACACGCTCCCGTCACGCGAGAACGCCACCGCCCGCACTGTGACCTGCCCGTCGTTCGAGATCGTGGCGTAGCCGGCCAGCGGGGCGTTGCAGAAACCGTCCATCTCCCGCAGCACGGTCCGCTCAGCGGTGGCCTGGATCTCTGCGGCAGGATCGCTGAGGCTGGCCGCGACGGCCAGGGGGGCCTCGTCGCCTTCCCGGCACTGGAGGACGACGGACGCAGCACCAAGGGGCGGGCAGAGCAGGTGTGGCGAGATCCGCTGGCTGATGCGGTGCGACAGGCCGAGCCGGTCCAGGCCCGATGTTGCCAGGATCAGGCCGTCGACCTCTTCGGCGTCGAGAGCGGCAAGCCGCTGGTCGGCAGGCCCGCGCATCGGGGTGATCTCCAGGTCGGGCCGCAGCATCCGAAGGTGCGCCGTGCGGCGGATGGAGGCGGTGCCGATCCGGCTGCCCCCGGGGAGGGCGTCGAGGGTCATCTGCGGATCGCGGTGTATGAGGGCGTCGCGGATGTCGCCGCGGCTGCGGAATCCTCCCAGGATCAGGCCGGGTGTGTCGTGGGTGGGGGTGTCCTTCAGGCAGTGCACGGCGATGTCGATGTCGCCGGTCAGCAGTGCCTTCTCGATCTCGTCGGTGAACACGCCGTCGGACTCGAGGGCTGACCGAGTGGTTCCCTCGCGGTCACCACCTGCGTCGTAGAAGGGGACGAGAACGGTTTCGGTGGGGGCCAGGGCAGTCAGCAGCGGGGCAGTCTGGGTCAGGGACATCAGCGAGGCGCGGGCGCCAATACGAAGGCGGGACACCGGACCGTCCTTTCTTGGTGACAATCTGTCGGAAAGTGCACGCTTATGGTGCAAGTAGGATTGCGTGTCAACGCGCCCTCAAATGCGAGGAGTTGACTGGGATGAGCGACGTGGTACGGATCGGTTCCAGAGCGAGCAAACTGGCGAGGGCGCAGGTCACGGAGTGGCTCGGCCCCATCGCCGAGCGACTCCCCGATGTCCGGTTCAAGCGCGAGATCATCCTCGAAGGCGGCGACCAAGACCGCGTCACGCCCACCCTCGCCGAAGTGGCGAAGACCGCTGGCGGTTCGGCGTTCTCCACCAACCAGGAGGAGGCCCTGGTCGCTGGGAGAGTCGATGTGATCGTGCACTCCCTCAAAGACCTCCCGACCACTGTTCACGAAGGCACCTCGCTGCTGACCACCCCGGGACCGCGTGAAGACGTCCGGGACGTGCTGTGCGGCGCGACCCTGAACGACCTGCCCCAGGGCGCCCGCGTGGGCACCGGAGCACCCCGTCGAGTCGCCCAGCTCCTTGCGCTTCGCCCGGACCTGGAGGTCATTCCGATCCGGGGCAACGTGCCGGGCCGCCTGGCACGCGTGAAGGGCCGGGACCATCTCCACGCGGTCGTTCTCGCGGCAGCGGGCCTCAACCGGCTCGGCCTGATGCCCGAGATCCACCAGGTCCTCGACCCGGTCGCCTTCCCACCGTCGCCCGGCCAGGGCGCGCTCGGCATCCAAGTCCGCACCGATTCCCCGGCCGCCCAGCTCCTCGCCGGAACCGGTGACCCGCAGGTGGATTGGTGCGTGCGGGCCGAGCGCTCTCTGCTGGCCGAACTGCATGGAGGCTGCTCCGTCCCTGTGGGGGCGTGGGGAAGGGTCGGGCCGGACGGTCTGCTGCACCTCTCGGCGGTCGTCACGTCCCTGGACGGGATGACGCAGGTCACCGCAGCCGGTGCCGGGCCGGCCGACGACCCGGAAAAGCTCGGTTGCTCGGTCGCCGCCGAACTTCTTGCGCAAGGGGCCGCAGGCATCCTGGCCGAGATCAGGAAGCCCTGAGCGCGCGGGCGATCTCCAGGGCGCCGTACGTGATGATCCGGTCGGCGCCGGCCCGCTTGAGGACCGTGTACGCCTCGACCAGGCCCCGCATGTCCCGGCTGCCGTCCGAGGCGAGATCGGTCAGCCGCAGGTACTCGCCCGACACGGAGAACGGCATCACCGGGACCGGGATCTTGTCCTTGAGGTGCATGAGGGTGTCCACGGTGTGCAGCGCCGGTTCGGTGAGGATCATGTCCGCGCCCTCGTCGACCATCTCCCGGGCGGTGTGTACGGCCTGCTCGGGCTGCCTGGGACTGATCTGGAAGGCCCGCGTTCCCGAGCGGGGGGCCGCGCTCATCGTGGCCCGGTAGCCCTCGTAGAGGGACGACTCGAAGATCAGGTGCGGCATGATCGCGACATCCTTGTTGCCGCCCGTGTCCAGGGCCTCGCGGACCGCCCGGACCGAGCCGGGGATCATCGCCGCCGGGCTCACGATGTCCGCACCGGCTTCGGCCTGCATCACCGCCTGCGCAGCCATGACCTCGGCGGTCTCGTCCAGGTCGGCCATGCCGCGTGTGTCCGCGAGCCAGCACTCACCGGAGTCGTTGTGCGAGCACACGCATGTCTCCGTCATCACCGCGATCCCGGGCCGGGCCTTCTTCACTGCCCGGATGGCCCGAGCCATCAGGCCGGTCGGGGACACCCCCTGAGAGGCGCGGGTGTCACGCACACGGGAACCGGCGAAGATCTTTACGGATCGCACGCCGAGGTCGTCCATGGCCGCGACGGCGTCCGGAACCTCGCGCACGGTGAACGTCGGCATAGGACGCTGGGCGCTGTCGTCGTCCTCGCGCATCAGGAACACCATCGTCAGGTCGGCGGGCGTCAGGCTCGGGCCGCCGAGGAAGTTCCGAACGGCTAAGCGATGGGTGGGCACAGGTTCCTCCTGGAAGGTCAAGAACGTCGGAAGCAGAAGACCGGGCGCAGACTGAAGGGAATTTCCAGACGATCAGCGGACGATCTGGAGGTTGTCGGCGGCCGTGGTCCACTCGACCCCGGACTCGGGACGGATGTATGCGACGCGCACGACGCGGCCCCTGGTCGCCTCGTGGACCACAGCGGTCAACTCTCCTTCGCCGCACGAGGCGATGTCCCGCACCTGCTTGTGCAGCCACGGGTGTTGCTCGTGGCCGAATGAGTCCATCGGATTCACGTCCGCTCCTCATCGGTGCCCGGCGCGTGGCGAGGGAGGGGCGTGGTCATGGCGCTCTCCTCGGTCGAGGGGTGCAGCGGGCCGCAGGAACGACGGGAGACGGACCAGGCGGCCCGCTGCTTCGGGGGAGCTGCCCGGAGGGTCCTTCAGCCTCCGAGCGGCGTGGAGTAATGAAACCGCTGGGTACAACTCTTGGGAGTGGGATACCTGTTGGCTGTTTCCGGTGTTGGCTTGTGGTGTTGGCTTCTACGTCAACGAATTCGGTGAAGAGTCCAGGGGGGCCGGACTATGCGAGAGCACACCATCGGGCCGCTACTGCGGGAGTTGCGGCAGCTCGCGGGGAGATCCCAGCAGGAGCAGGCCGACGAGCTGAACGTGATCACGGGCCGGAGCACCGACCGGCACCAGGTCTCGGACTGGGAACGCGGAGTAATCCCCGGTCCGTACTGGCAACAGCACATGGCGGCGTCGTTCGGCGTCCCGGTGGAGTTGCTGCGGAAGGCATGCACGGCGGCCCGGCAGGAGCGCCGGTTAATGAAGCTGTCCCTCTCGGGGGACGTTACGGAGGACCCGGTGAAGCGGAGGTCAGTTCTCGGAGCTATCGCGGTGGCGGCCGGCGCGGCGTCGGAGCCGTGGGGGCGTCTCGCATTCGCCCTCGGCGGAGGGAGCGTTGACGCTACGACCGTGCGGCAGCTCACCGCGGCCACGGCGTCGCTCTACACCGACGAGGAGCACACCCCGGCTCGTGTCCTCGCCGCACGCATCACAGCTCACCTGGACGCCGTCACGGCCTTGATCCCGCACGCGGGCCGGCACCGAGCCGACCTGGTTGTCACGGCCGGGGAGACGGCCGCGCTGGCGGGTTGGGCGGCCTGGGACCGGGGAGACACCGATGTGGCCGGTCACTACTACCGCACGGTCCGCGACGCTGCCCATGAAGTCGGGCATCCTGCTGTCGAAGCCCTTGCCCTGGCCTACGCCTCCTACGGAGCCGCGCCCGCCAAAGCTTCCGCCATGCTCGTGGCGGCCCAGGAGAAGGTCACCGGTCCCGGGTATGCCACCGCATACGCCTGGACGGCCGCGAGGGAGGCGGAGGAGCGAGCGAAACTCGGCGCCGAGGCCGAGGCGGTGAGGGCGTTGGACCGGGCACGTACCGCCTACCAGTACGCGCGGCCGGAGGCAGAGCAGGCATGGGTCGCTTTCTGCCGCCCCTCCAGGCTCGACTCGATGGCCGTCTCGACGTACACCAAGCTGGGCCACCGCGAGGCCGTCGCACAGGCTCACGCGTCCCTTCGTCATCTCGACAGCGGGAACCCGAAAATCAACGTGGCCGTTCTGACCGACGCCGCGATGGCGTTTCTCGGGACCAGCGACGATGAACGCGGTTTCGACGCCGCACGTCGGGCGCTGGAGACCACGGACGTCTGCGGGTACGCGGGGGTGACAATGGTCAACGCCCGGTTGCGGGACGTGGCGGGTGCGCTGCCGGACAGCGCGGCGGCGCGGAGCCTGCGAGAGGACATCCGCGCCGCGCTGGCCTGAGCGTCAGTCCTGGACGGTCTCGGCTTTCACCCACTCCAGGTAGGCCGTGCTGCCGGTCACCACGGGGACGCCGACGACTTCCGGGGTGTCGTAGTCGTGCTTGTCGTTGATGAACTTCGTGAGACGGTCGGCCAGATCGGCGCGGGTCTTGAAGTCGATCCGCCACTCGCTCTCGCTCTGCACATCTCCGTCCCACCAGTACACGGAGCTGATCGGGTACACCTGGGCGCAGGCGGCCAGGCGCTCGCGGACCACAGCGGCGGCCATGGCACGGGCCTTGTCCTCGGCATCATGGGTCGTGGTGACCACGATGAAGTCACGGTTCGTCATGTCCCGCAGCGTAGGCCGTTCGTGGGACGTGACGAAGGCCCCGCTGGCGATGTTGCGGACATGGAGGCCGATACGGCTGCCCCTTCCTGGCGAACGTGTCGGTGGTGGTCACGCCGTCTTTCCTCCGGTCAAGTGGAGGGCGGCCCACCCGCGCGATCCAAAAGGGGGACTCCGCACGGGGCCCGTCGCCGGTCGACCGGGGCCGAGCCGGCTCGAAACACCACCTGATCGCGAACGGTCACGGCACCGGACTGGCACCTGCCGGTGGGTGGTTGAGCGGACCTTCGCCTGGCTCCACGGCTTCAGGAGACTCCGCATCCGCTGGGAAAGACGAGCCGACATCCACGAAGCCTTACTCCGCCTTGCCTGCTGCCTCATCAGCTACAGAAAGATCATCTCATTGCATTAGGGATTGCAAGAATCAAATCGCCGAGGCAAGCAGCACAATAACTGCCGCAGCCAGCGTTAATACGGCCACGAGTTGCGTGCTGAGACCCGCTAGGAGAAGCCATGCCTTGCCGTTATTTCCCTTACGCAGTGTCAACACGGTATTGGTGCGGTACCACATTACGACGTTAAGCGCTGTTGGGGCATCGTGACCCCAGTGCTCGGTCCGCAGTTTTTCGAGCGACGCACCGTCGATAACGCTATAACTGACGCTCTTGCTTGCGAGGATTCCGAGGGCGGCGGCAATCACGAAAAGAACCAGCCCGCAACCTGACAGAACAACAACGGCTGGTGCGGGCGAGTATGCCGCATCGCGCCTGCCGGTAACTAGGGCAGCAACCCCGAATAGCAGTGTAACAAGCACACCCGAGGTAGTAATGACACTAAGGGCTCGCGAATCGATACTTGTGCGCCTACCATGCTCCCATTTGAGTTCGTCCTCAACAAACGCAGCGTAGACTACACCTTGCTCATTAACCGGCTTCTCCTCCATTTGCGCTGCCACTATCCTCCTCTCGAGCTTCCTCGAACCGCCGCGGCGGAACATCTCTAATACGTGAAGGTCAAGCCCAGCGCAGACGGGTCTACGACACCCTTCGGCAATTCTTGCTCCTCGTCACCGTCATTTTCCGGGGTGGATTCGCTGTTTCCGTTGCTCACTCGCCGCCTCCTTCGAGTTCAGTGTGACAATGCCGCCTCCGTTTATCCAAGACCGACTGGACATCGGCGCGTCGTGGACGCATGGTTGACGTGTCGGGAGGAGGAGGAATGTCTAGCCCGATCGAGAAGTTCGTCGCCGAGTTCGAGTCGCCCGCCGTCCCAACCGCCGCCTACTCGACCGCTTGGACAGCGATTGACCGCGCGCTCAGTCAACCTACCGAAGAGGAAGGACGACGAGTAATACTTAACGCGCTCGTTGACCAGGGCCCCTGGCTGCTTCGCATAGTCAACACGTGTGCGGCACAACAACCGGGTAATCTCCGGATGCAGGTAGCAGAACGCATGGTCAACGAGTTTGCGCTGGAGTTTATTGCCTCCGCTTCCACCGTCGGCCGGGCCGACGAAGGGGAGGCTCGCGCGGTGATCGGTGTTTGGCATGCACGGCGTGAACCGTCGTCCCCTGCGGTTCTATGCTACGCCGGGAACGCGATCGATAGTTTGCCACGAGGACACCCGTGGCGCGACGAAAATCTGGTCTCCCGTTATTTCGAAACGGCAGAAGGTCTCGCCCGCGAATCGGGAAGCAATGACCTGGCGCTTTGTCTGTTCAGTCAGATAACGCGTGACGAGCCGACAGAGGGTACTGATCAGCGAGCCTTGGAGCTCGTTTCTCTTATAGAGAACCTTGCACCTGGTCAGCGCAAGACGGCACTGCTCGGGATCGTGTCCCACGCCATAAAAAGGGACGAGACGCCGCAGCATGGCAGCCAACCTGCCGCGAGCGGCTCGTTGCTGGAGGCAGCGTCGATCGCTTTGGAAACACTGGTCCGTGACTATACCGAATCGGCCCACGACCTTGCTTTGACCGGGCGATCCGCGATCGCACTCGGCCTACCTGAGATAGCTGATAGCGCTTTTAAAGCGGCACTCTCCATCGCCGGTGAAGAACTTGATGCCCCCACCGCCGAGTTCCTTATAGACTATCTGAGACTACTCTGGGCTTCTGACCAGCACGAAGAAATTACCGAAGTCGGGACGCGCCTGATCGACATCCTGGAACACGCTTATCGCGAGGCCGTTGACCCGATTCAGACTGAGAGAATGAGCTACGCTTACTGGCATGCTGTTGCCTTCTCGGCCATGGCATTGATAAGGCAGGACAGTATGAGCTCGGCCCGCAGAGCAGTGGCCCTCATAGATAGATCTGCCGGAATCCGCTTCCGGCGCGATATAGATCTGCGCCTGTCTCACTTCGGCCCGCGAGCGCGAGAAATCGAACGGGCTCTCCGTATCACCGCGCGAGGCGGGAAGATTGCAACAGAGGATTGGCCAAGTGGCCCCTCCTTTGGCGGCAACTTGACGACGAGCATGAGCCCAGAAGTGCAGCTTCGCGAGAAATACCGCCGCCTCCTGATGGAAAGCGAGCAACGCGCTCAGCAAGCTGCTAATTCAAATCTCGTTCACGAAAGTCGAGTCATTACACTGTCCTTCCTTCAGGACTCTCTTGTAATGGGTGACTATGAAGACACTAGAGCCACCCAGCCCTCAAGGGTCCAGGTTTTGCAACGAGATGATCTTTTGCTCCCGTTCCGACACGGCTCGAGCTCATGGGTAGACCAATTTCGAGGCATACGCGCTCCTCAATCGCAGGCTGAACTCGAGAAATTCATCGACACGTTCGAACCTGTCGCGGCGGTTATTCGAAATTGGCTGAGTGGCTCTACGGGAGCACTGCACGTCGTTCTGGAGGCACATGGCGGGCTCGGTCTGGTGCCCTGGTGGGCGTGCTCTTCCCTGGTTGACGTGGATGTGCGGATGCGGCTTGCAAGAGATACTCCTGCTCGGCGCCAAGCTGACGGCCCGAAAGTTGCAGTAGTCGTCGGCGATCCGTGCGGCGACCTGGATGCCGCACGCCTTGAAGGAAGTTACGTCACCGCAAAGCTCAGACAGAATGGGTGGGCTGTCACGCATCTTACGGGGGCCGACGCATCTCGTCAGAGCGTACTAACCGCCG from Streptomyces spiramyceticus carries:
- a CDS encoding aldehyde dehydrogenase; the protein is MTSRMVQDRLFIGGDMVTPSSEDLIEVISPVTEERVGTAPSSTPADIDRAVRAARAAFDDGPWPRMSPQERADALGPFSEYLRTRVPEIAQLITTEMGSPITFSNQLQAPLPVMVLDYYRQLAATFTFEQDRAGLSGPARILREPVGIVGQIVPWNAPLILTMVNLAPALIAGCTVVLKPAPETPLDAYLLADAAMEAGLPPGVLNIVPADRDNSEALVRHPLVDKISFTGSSAVGRRVGALCGEQFKRVTLECGGKSPAIILEDADIDSVVPALMPYAIMMSGQHCLAQTRILAHRSRYRQVVDAVSQAAAGLRVGDPDDPSTEVGPLVAERQRRRVEDYIADGRKDGATITVGGGRPASQTKGWYVEPTIFANVDNSMRIAQEEIFGPVLVVIPFDDDNDAVRIANDSKYGLSGSVWTNDPDRAMRIARQVRTGTLTLNGYRIEFAAPFGGYKESGIGREFGPEGLSSFLEYKTINLPGS
- the hemC gene encoding hydroxymethylbilane synthase; amino-acid sequence: MSRLRIGARASLMSLTQTAPLLTALAPTETVLVPFYDAGGDREGTTRSALESDGVFTDEIEKALLTGDIDIAVHCLKDTPTHDTPGLILGGFRSRGDIRDALIHRDPQMTLDALPGGSRIGTASIRRTAHLRMLRPDLEITPMRGPADQRLAALDAEEVDGLILATSGLDRLGLSHRISQRISPHLLCPPLGAASVVLQCREGDEAPLAVAASLSDPAAEIQATAERTVLREMDGFCNAPLAGYATISNDGQVTVRAVAFSRDGSVLIDVRHTGNDAVQTAMVVCQRLVHHGARELGAKAA
- the hemC gene encoding hydroxymethylbilane synthase; this translates as MSDVVRIGSRASKLARAQVTEWLGPIAERLPDVRFKREIILEGGDQDRVTPTLAEVAKTAGGSAFSTNQEEALVAGRVDVIVHSLKDLPTTVHEGTSLLTTPGPREDVRDVLCGATLNDLPQGARVGTGAPRRVAQLLALRPDLEVIPIRGNVPGRLARVKGRDHLHAVVLAAAGLNRLGLMPEIHQVLDPVAFPPSPGQGALGIQVRTDSPAAQLLAGTGDPQVDWCVRAERSLLAELHGGCSVPVGAWGRVGPDGLLHLSAVVTSLDGMTQVTAAGAGPADDPEKLGCSVAAELLAQGAAGILAEIRKP
- a CDS encoding helix-turn-helix transcriptional regulator gives rise to the protein MREHTIGPLLRELRQLAGRSQQEQADELNVITGRSTDRHQVSDWERGVIPGPYWQQHMAASFGVPVELLRKACTAARQERRLMKLSLSGDVTEDPVKRRSVLGAIAVAAGAASEPWGRLAFALGGGSVDATTVRQLTAATASLYTDEEHTPARVLAARITAHLDAVTALIPHAGRHRADLVVTAGETAALAGWAAWDRGDTDVAGHYYRTVRDAAHEVGHPAVEALALAYASYGAAPAKASAMLVAAQEKVTGPGYATAYAWTAAREAEERAKLGAEAEAVRALDRARTAYQYARPEAEQAWVAFCRPSRLDSMAVSTYTKLGHREAVAQAHASLRHLDSGNPKINVAVLTDAAMAFLGTSDDERGFDAARRALETTDVCGYAGVTMVNARLRDVAGALPDSAAARSLREDIRAALA
- the cutA gene encoding divalent-cation tolerance protein CutA gives rise to the protein MTNRDFIVVTTTHDAEDKARAMAAAVVRERLAACAQVYPISSVYWWDGDVQSESEWRIDFKTRADLADRLTKFINDKHDYDTPEVVGVPVVTGSTAYLEWVKAETVQD
- a CDS encoding CHAT domain-containing protein, giving the protein MSSPIEKFVAEFESPAVPTAAYSTAWTAIDRALSQPTEEEGRRVILNALVDQGPWLLRIVNTCAAQQPGNLRMQVAERMVNEFALEFIASASTVGRADEGEARAVIGVWHARREPSSPAVLCYAGNAIDSLPRGHPWRDENLVSRYFETAEGLARESGSNDLALCLFSQITRDEPTEGTDQRALELVSLIENLAPGQRKTALLGIVSHAIKRDETPQHGSQPAASGSLLEAASIALETLVRDYTESAHDLALTGRSAIALGLPEIADSAFKAALSIAGEELDAPTAEFLIDYLRLLWASDQHEEITEVGTRLIDILEHAYREAVDPIQTERMSYAYWHAVAFSAMALIRQDSMSSARRAVALIDRSAGIRFRRDIDLRLSHFGPRAREIERALRITARGGKIATEDWPSGPSFGGNLTTSMSPEVQLREKYRRLLMESEQRAQQAANSNLVHESRVITLSFLQDSLVMGDYEDTRATQPSRVQVLQRDDLLLPFRHGSSSWVDQFRGIRAPQSQAELEKFIDTFEPVAAVIRNWLSGSTGALHVVLEAHGGLGLVPWWACSSLVDVDVRMRLARDTPARRQADGPKVAVVVGDPCGDLDAARLEGSYVTAKLRQNGWAVTHLTGADASRQSVLTAAKDARLLHYAGHGLSRPWDPGASGLLLESGLTHDPFPSAFQRIEEWAELRTDLATYIRYGSANGILLIERYHGQQLLERVLETEEQVLFGHYNEDGQLEGIADLLAARELAMSDGLEHCELAFLSACSSGVPAISRHLHEPGGLSAALSLAGARTVVGALWPVRDLDALVFAQSFYDELLGSEEKSDVQHLIGRVRRSLRHMSGSDAAKRIMTLLPYAKDAEEFAWLGRYAEGISSVHRPFEARLSHAGFYAV